In the genome of Amaranthus tricolor cultivar Red isolate AtriRed21 chromosome 15, ASM2621246v1, whole genome shotgun sequence, one region contains:
- the LOC130801834 gene encoding glycine-rich RNA-binding protein 3, mitochondrial-like isoform X1, with translation MNFKGWTNHRIKTYSRMAFINKIGNILEQTSRKMPNLQSPFPNTSFFQAIRYFSPQLFVGGLSYATDENSLREAFVPYGDVVEARVIYDRESGRSRGFGFVSYASSEEASAAIQALDRRDLHGRFIKVAYAADQRRTGHGPSFSGAAGYSDSSRGNDGYEAVDRGNIYVESHGAYIDRNYSSPNVGNNQGFVADEHRVPTASFNGAFVGGSYGATASFNTSSYSNENADRHGTNYGEANTLNDMTPYDSVSHDSDYGYHHNLETDTNFNDQDQSIKRQR, from the exons ATGAATTTTAAAG GCTGGACAAACCATAGAATAAAGACTTACTCAAGGATGGCTTTTATCAACAAGATTGGTAATATACTCGAGCAAACATCACGAAAAATGCCAAATTTGCAGTCCCCGTTTCCAAATACGTCATTTTTCCAGGCTATTAGATACTTTTCCCCGCAACTTTTCGTTGGAG GTCTTTCATATGCAACAGATGAGAATAGCTTGAGAGAAGCTTTTGTGCCTTATGGTGATGTTGTTGAAG CTAGGGTTATATATGATCGTGAGTCGGGCAGATCAAGAGGCTTTGGCTTTGTCTCCTATGCATCTTCTGAAGAGGCATCTGCTGCCATCCAGGCTTTAGATAGAAGG GACCTACATGGCCGCTTTATAAAAGTAGCATATGCTGCTGACCAGAGGCGTACTGGTCATGGCCCAAGTTTTTCTGGTGCAGCTGGTTATAGCGATAGCTCTAGAGGAAATGATGGTTATGAAGCTGTTGACAGAGGTAATATTTACGTAGAAAGCCATGGAGCCTACATAGATAGAAACTACAGCAGCCCTAATGTTGGCAATAACCAGGGCTTTGTAGCTGATGAACATAGAGTCCCTACTGCTAGCTTTAACGGTGCTTTTGTTGGAGGTAGCTATGGGGCCACTGCTAGCTTTAACACAAGCAGCTACAGCAATGAAAATGCTGATAGGCATGGCACAAATTATGGCGAGGCTAACACCTTGAACGACATGACACCATACGATAGTGTAAGCCATGACAGCGATTATGGGTACCATCACAACCTGGAGACCGATACTAACTTCAATGATCAGGATCAATCAATCAAGAGGCAACGATAA
- the LOC130801834 gene encoding glycine-rich RNA-binding protein 4, mitochondrial-like isoform X2 — protein sequence MAFINKIGNILEQTSRKMPNLQSPFPNTSFFQAIRYFSPQLFVGGLSYATDENSLREAFVPYGDVVEARVIYDRESGRSRGFGFVSYASSEEASAAIQALDRRDLHGRFIKVAYAADQRRTGHGPSFSGAAGYSDSSRGNDGYEAVDRGNIYVESHGAYIDRNYSSPNVGNNQGFVADEHRVPTASFNGAFVGGSYGATASFNTSSYSNENADRHGTNYGEANTLNDMTPYDSVSHDSDYGYHHNLETDTNFNDQDQSIKRQR from the exons ATGGCTTTTATCAACAAGATTGGTAATATACTCGAGCAAACATCACGAAAAATGCCAAATTTGCAGTCCCCGTTTCCAAATACGTCATTTTTCCAGGCTATTAGATACTTTTCCCCGCAACTTTTCGTTGGAG GTCTTTCATATGCAACAGATGAGAATAGCTTGAGAGAAGCTTTTGTGCCTTATGGTGATGTTGTTGAAG CTAGGGTTATATATGATCGTGAGTCGGGCAGATCAAGAGGCTTTGGCTTTGTCTCCTATGCATCTTCTGAAGAGGCATCTGCTGCCATCCAGGCTTTAGATAGAAGG GACCTACATGGCCGCTTTATAAAAGTAGCATATGCTGCTGACCAGAGGCGTACTGGTCATGGCCCAAGTTTTTCTGGTGCAGCTGGTTATAGCGATAGCTCTAGAGGAAATGATGGTTATGAAGCTGTTGACAGAGGTAATATTTACGTAGAAAGCCATGGAGCCTACATAGATAGAAACTACAGCAGCCCTAATGTTGGCAATAACCAGGGCTTTGTAGCTGATGAACATAGAGTCCCTACTGCTAGCTTTAACGGTGCTTTTGTTGGAGGTAGCTATGGGGCCACTGCTAGCTTTAACACAAGCAGCTACAGCAATGAAAATGCTGATAGGCATGGCACAAATTATGGCGAGGCTAACACCTTGAACGACATGACACCATACGATAGTGTAAGCCATGACAGCGATTATGGGTACCATCACAACCTGGAGACCGATACTAACTTCAATGATCAGGATCAATCAATCAAGAGGCAACGATAA